The Pseudomonas sp. S06B 330 genome contains the following window.
CTGGATTGAGTCGATGACCATGACCTTGGGCTTTTCCACTCGCGCAGTGGCGATGATCGCCTCGATGCAGGTCTCAGTCATCACCCGCAGTTGGTCCTGGGGCAGGCCCAGGCGCCGGGCACGCATCGCCACCTGCTGCTGGGATTCTTCACCAGTGACATACAACGCTGGCATGCGCGTGGCGATGGCACACAGGGTCTGCAACAGAATGGTCGACTTGCCGATACCGGGATCGCCACCGATCAACACCACCGAACCGTCGACCAGACCACCACCCAACACCCTGTCCAGCTCGGCGCTGGCGGTGGTAAAGCGCGGAATCTCTTCGACGCTGACTTCAGCCAGGGTCTTGATCTGTGCCTGCTGTCCGGCCCAACCCGTACGGCCGCTGGGTGCTGCGGCTGCGCCACTTTCCAGCACGGTCTCGACCAGGGTGTTCCAGGCACCGCACTCGCCGCACTGCCCAGCCCATTTCGGAAAGGTCGCGCCGCACTCGGTGCAGCCGTACATGCGCTTGGCCTTGGCCATGGGAGACAGTCCTCGAGAAAAAGGGACCATAATAGCCGACCTGTGTGACCCGGACTGCCACAGAAAACGACAAAACTATTCGATATAACCACAGTCTGTAATAGCGGCGCGGAGCATGAAGCGCGCAGCTGATTTACACTGCGTTTACCAACCTCATCTGTTACAAGGAATAAACCATGGGCGTGCTCAATGAATTCAAGGCCTTCGCGGTCAAAGGGAATGTGGTCGACATGGCCGTCGGTATCATCATCGGCGCGGCCTTTGGCAAAATCGTTACATCCTTTGTAGGTGATGTGATCATGCCACCGATCGGTATGCTGATCGGCGGTGTCGACTTCAGTGACCTGGCCGTCACCCTCAAAGCTGCCGAAGGTGATATTCCGGCAGTGGTGCTAGCTTACGGCAAGTTCATTCAGACCATTCTTGACTTCATCATCGTCGCCTTCGCGATCTTCATGGGTGTCAAAGCGATCAATCGTCTGAAACGTGAAGAAGCAGAAGCGCCAACCCTGCCGCCAGTGCCCACCAAGGAAGAAGAGCTGCTCACCGAGATCCGCGACTTGCTCAAGACGCAGAATCGGCAACCCTGAATTCAAGAACAGAAACGGCGCTCCAGGGCGCCGTTTCTTCCACTGCTGGATTTACCAGTAGTTTTCCACCGCCACCTGTCCAGGCCGGCGGCTCAGGCTCAAGTTCAAACCGCGCTGTTTGAGCACCTGGCGTGTGTCATCAATCATTTGTGGATTGCCACACAGCATCACTCGCGAATGCTCCGGCGTCAGTGCCAATCCGGCAGCCTGTTCCAACTCGCCATTTTCGATCAGGGTGGTGATGCGCTCAGTGAGGGCGCCAGGGTGCGGCTCCCGGGTAACCACCGGAATGAACTGCAACTTGCCCGCATAGTGCGCCAGGTATTCGCGCTGCTCAAGGCCGGCGATCAGGTCCAGGTAGGCCAGCTCTTTCGCCTCACGCACCGAGTACACCAGCTTGATCGAGTCAAAACGTTCCCAGGCTTCGAAGTCCTGCAGGATCGACACGAAGGGTGCAATGCCAGTCCCAGTGGCCAGCAACCACAGATCGCGACCATCGACAAAGCGATCCAGGGTCAGAAAGCCGAAGGCCTGCCGATCGATCAGCAAGTTGTCGCCTTCGCTCAAGCGACTCAGCTCACTGGTGAACTCACCGCCCGGTACCACAATAGAAAAGAAATCCAGGTACTCGTCATACGGCGACGAAACCATCGAATAGGCGCGCCACACCACACTGCCATCGGCCTTCGTTACCCCCAGGCGGGCGAACTGGCCGGAACGAAAACGGAACCCCGGATCACGCGTGGTACGCAGGCTGAACAGGCTGGGGGTCAGCGGCTGGACGTCGAGCAACGTCTGGCGGGTGAACTTTTCAGCGCTGGCAGTCATGACTTACTCCATAAAACAGATACGCCCAGTGTCGCGCAAACGCACCCGGATAAACACCGTTGGTTTGTAGTGATTTCAAAGAACCAACCGGTCGAAAAATTCATTCGCTTGTAACGAAATGACCCAGCGAAGCACTAGGATATTTCCTACACTGCCATTTCGGATCCACTTCAGGGAGACCATTGCCATGCCCCACTGGAAGGAAGAGCAGCTTCAACAACTGATGAGTGAAACCAATGATCAGCGGATGTTTCACTCGGCGGCATCCTTGGTGGAACAACTTGGAATGGAATACTTTTCATTCACCCTTCGCATCCACATCCCCCAACAGAAATCACACATCCATACCTTCAACACCTATCCCACGGCCTGGAACGAGCGATACCAGGCTCGCAATTACGTCAGCGTCGACCCAATCGTCGCCCATTGCCATATTTCATTAGAGCCCATCCTCTGGCAGGATCAGGTCTTCCGAGAGACGCCGGAGCTCTGGGAGCATGCCCAACTGCATGGGCTACGATTTGGCTGGAGCCAATCAGCACACGACTTGCAGCACAACGAAAGCATCTTGACCGTGATTCGCAGCCATACCCCCGTTGATACCCCTGAATTCTACAATTGCGCCGGGCAAACCATCTGGTTGTGCAACCTGATACACACGCTGCTAGTTGAGAGACAAGCACCCACCCCCTCCCTCTCAGTCCGACTCTCCACCCGTGAAACTGAAGTACTGAAATGGTCTGCCGCTGGCAAGACTGCGGCTGACATTGCCTGCATCCTTACGCTGTCGCGAAGCACGGTCAATTTCCATATCCGCAGCATCATCACCAAGATGAACTCCAGCAACAAAGCCGGCGCCATTGCAATTGCCGCCATGAGCGGACTGCTGGGGTAACCCCTTGGTTGGCAAAGCCCTGTAGAATCACGTTCCTGTAAAGCGCCGCCGAGTGCGCGGTGTGACCATGCCCCAGAGCCTTAGTCCATGCCTTTGTTAACCAGCCCCTTCGCCGAACTCGAACTGCTTCGCCAGCCCGAGCAAGCCAATGATCCCTTGCAAGCCTTCGATGCGGCCGACGAGTACCTGCTCGAACACCTGGCCGACCAAGCGCCAAGCACGAGCGCACGGGTGATGGTGCTCAACGATAGCTTTGGTGCACTGGCCATCAGCCTGAGCCGCCATTTGCACGTCATCAGCAGTGGCGATTCACATCTGGCACGCCTGGCATTGGAGAAAAACCTGGTGCGCAACGGCCTGGCGTTCGACGCGGTGCCGTTCATTCCGGCCAATCTTCACTGGCAGGGTGCCTTCGACCGGGTGCTGGTGCGTGTACCCAAGACTCTGGCCCTGCTTGAAGAACAACTGATTCGCTTGCAGGCTCATCTGGTACCCGGTGCCCAGGTGATTGCCGGGGCAATGATCAAGCACCTGCCCCGTGCTGCCGGGGACTTGCTGGAAAAGTACATTGGCCCGGTCCAGGCCTCGCTCGCAAAGAAAAAGGCCCGACTGCTGATCGCCACCTTCAAGCCAAAGCCCGCCGCCAGCTCACCCTACCCGACCCGTTATCAGCTGGACACGCCACACCTGGAACTGCTCAACCACGCCAACGTGTTCTGCCGTGAGGGACTGGACATTGGTACCCGTGCATTCCTGCCACACCTGCCAAATAACCTCGGGTCGGCGCGGGTTGCCGATCTGGGTTGCGGTAACGGTGTATTGGCGATTATCAGCGCCTTGAGTAATCCCCAGGCACATTA
Protein-coding sequences here:
- a CDS encoding methyltransferase, whose amino-acid sequence is MPLLTSPFAELELLRQPEQANDPLQAFDAADEYLLEHLADQAPSTSARVMVLNDSFGALAISLSRHLHVISSGDSHLARLALEKNLVRNGLAFDAVPFIPANLHWQGAFDRVLVRVPKTLALLEEQLIRLQAHLVPGAQVIAGAMIKHLPRAAGDLLEKYIGPVQASLAKKKARLLIATFKPKPAASSPYPTRYQLDTPHLELLNHANVFCREGLDIGTRAFLPHLPNNLGSARVADLGCGNGVLAIISALSNPQAHYTLIDESYMATQSALENWQAALGDRQVNIRADDGLAAQPSQSLDVVLCNPPFHQQQVVGDFLAWRMFQQAREALVVGGALYIVGNRHLGYHSKLARLFRGVEQVAATPKFVVLKARK
- a CDS encoding autoinducer binding domain-containing protein, encoding MPHWKEEQLQQLMSETNDQRMFHSAASLVEQLGMEYFSFTLRIHIPQQKSHIHTFNTYPTAWNERYQARNYVSVDPIVAHCHISLEPILWQDQVFRETPELWEHAQLHGLRFGWSQSAHDLQHNESILTVIRSHTPVDTPEFYNCAGQTIWLCNLIHTLLVERQAPTPSLSVRLSTRETEVLKWSAAGKTAADIACILTLSRSTVNFHIRSIITKMNSSNKAGAIAIAAMSGLLG
- a CDS encoding ferredoxin--NADP reductase; translation: MTASAEKFTRQTLLDVQPLTPSLFSLRTTRDPGFRFRSGQFARLGVTKADGSVVWRAYSMVSSPYDEYLDFFSIVVPGGEFTSELSRLSEGDNLLIDRQAFGFLTLDRFVDGRDLWLLATGTGIAPFVSILQDFEAWERFDSIKLVYSVREAKELAYLDLIAGLEQREYLAHYAGKLQFIPVVTREPHPGALTERITTLIENGELEQAAGLALTPEHSRVMLCGNPQMIDDTRQVLKQRGLNLSLSRRPGQVAVENYW
- the mscL gene encoding large-conductance mechanosensitive channel protein MscL; the encoded protein is MGVLNEFKAFAVKGNVVDMAVGIIIGAAFGKIVTSFVGDVIMPPIGMLIGGVDFSDLAVTLKAAEGDIPAVVLAYGKFIQTILDFIIVAFAIFMGVKAINRLKREEAEAPTLPPVPTKEEELLTEIRDLLKTQNRQP